A part of Cryptococcus neoformans var. neoformans JEC21 chromosome 4 sequence genomic DNA contains:
- a CDS encoding amino acid transporter, putative, whose protein sequence is MGSDSPKAYEMEDYDPKVAGSVDQTEIHINETGEGDIMRARVLDSVNHRKLNARQIQLSSIAGAIGAALFVAIGSGVTAGPVALLIGFIFWATVVYSIAQCQLEIVSLFPLDGSFIRLAGRMVDPALGTMVGYNHFFAQTSFVIFEATVVNTLVSYWGYSESPAILISVSLLLYLAINVYRADLFGEAEFWLALGKVLLAIGLILYTLITMVGGNPLKDRFGFRYWKDPGPWAGDSPSTRLESFINAVNTAGFCIGGPEYISMIAGEATDPRKTVPRAFKTIMARLVVFFIGGALCVGILVPYNDPTLVAGDGTYAGGSPYVISMNRLKIPVLPSIVTAALLTCIVSGGNAYTFNASRSLHALALDGKAPAVLRRLNKKGVPYLAVIVVMLFSCLAYLALGSTSAKVLNWILNFCTAATMLNWCVMAFTYVRFYSAMKVQNIDRKEFLPVYSKFQPFAGYWALCWACLFIWLQGYSVFLKGNWNVATFIFNYGIIALAGAIGLFFKIYERTPFHKSKDVDLHSDLDFFDALNQYYQQKKDDSPPANVKDKIMAKLF, encoded by the exons atggggtCAGACTCTCCGAAAGCCTATGAGATGGAGGACTATGATCCGAAGGTGGCGGGGTCTGTCGACCAGACAGAGATCCATATCAATGAGacgggagaaggagatatCATGAGAGCTAGGGTGCTTGACTCAGTCAATCATCGGAAACTCAATGCTCGACAGATCCAACTTTCATCCATAGCAGGAGCTATCGGTGCCGCTTTATTTGTGGCTATCGGCTCAGGTGTCACTGCGGGACCTGTTGCTCTGTTGATAG GCTTTATCTTTTGGGCCACAGTTGTTTACTCTATTGCTCAATGTC AACTGGAAATTGTCTCCTTATTTCCACTCGACGGATCTTTCATTCGTCTTGCTGGCCGGATGGTTGACCCGGCTTTGGGCACCATGGTCGGCTACAACCACTTT TTTGCTCAAACATCATTCGTCATCTTCGAAGCTACAGTAGTAAACACGCTCGTATCCTACTGGGGCTACTCCGAGTCACCCGCCATCCTCATATCGgtctctctccttctctatCTGGCAATCAACGTATATCGTGCGGACCTATTCGGCGAAGCTGAAT TCTGGCTTGCTCTTGGTAAGGTTCTACTCGCTATAGGCCTGATCTTGTACACATTAATCACCATGGTTGGCGGAAACCCCTTGAAAGA CCGTTTCGGCTTTAGATACTGGAAAGACCCTGGTCCTTGGGCTGGTGACTCCCCTTCCACACGCCTCGAATCATTCATCAATGCTGTCAATACTGCTGGCTTCTGTATAGGCGGGCCCGAGTATATTTCGATGATTGCTGGTGAAGCGACCGACCCTCGGAAGACGGTGCCTAGAGCTTTCAAGACGATCATGGCTCGATTGGTTGTTTTTTTTATTGGGGGTGCTCTTTGTGTGGGTATTCTTGTGCCTTATAATGATCCGAC ACTTGTGGCAGGTGACGGCACTTATGCTGGTGGATCACCTTA TGTGATTTCCATGAACCGACTTAAAATACCCGTCTTGCCCTCCATCGTCACGGCCGCCCTGCTAACATGTATCGTCTCCGGTGGTAACGCCTACACCTTTAACGCCTCTCGAAGCTTGCACGCTTTGGCGCTAGATGGTAAGGCTCCTGCTGTACTTCGTCGACTCAATAAAAA GGGTGTGCCTTACCTAGCAGTCATTGTGGTGATGCTTTTCTCTTGTTTGGCCTACCTCGCTCTAGGATCCACTAGTGCGAAGGTTCTCAATTGGATCTTAAACTTTTGCACGGCTGCTACTATGCT CAATTGGTGTGTCATGGCATTCACCTATGTCCGCTTCTACAGCGCCATGAAAGTTCAGAACATTGATCGAAAAGAATTTCTTCCGGTCTACTCCAAATTCCAGCCTTTTGCGGGATACTGGGCTCTGTGCTGGGCTTGTCTCTTCATTTGGCTCCAAGGATATTCAGTGTTTTTGAAAGGGAATTGGAATGTTGCCACATTTATTTTCAACTATGGTATC ATTGCTTTGGCTGGGGCGATCGGATTGTTTTTCAAAATATACGAACGGACGCCTTTCCATAAGAGTAAAGATGTGGATCTTCATAGTGACCTTGACTTCTTTGATGCTCTCAACCAGTACTATCAACAAAAGAAGGACGATTCGCCGCCAGCGAACGTCAAGGATAAGATCATGGCCAAGCTGTTTTAA
- a CDS encoding urea transporter, putative has product MSSTVLPQGAGYGVVIGMGLFFSLLMVGIAKLQTRYTSHKTSSAEEFNSASRSVPPGLIAAGIVSAWTWAATLLQSSATAYKFGISGPWWYASGAAIQVLLFAMISSKLKQHAPFCHTYLEIIKARWGRAAHLVFLFFALATNIIVSTMLILGGSATVTDLTGMNTVAACFLIPLGVSIYVLTGGMRATLIADYSHTLVLYCILISFALVAYATSPIIGSPSKMWELLNYAAEANPISGNAQGSYLTMRSKSGLIFGVLNIVGNFGTVFNDQAYWQRAIASDPKTSVKAFLWGGIAWFGIPLGIATSLGLSAVALAHGTSTPIITLTPDEVSAGLPAVKAASALMGQSGATAMLILLFLAVTSACSAEQIAVSSILTYDIFGTYIRPNPSEKQILWVSHVCIFSYALFMGAIATAFNYIGVSMGYLYELMGCIIGSAVVPIALCITWRKCNGTGACVGAVLGFCAGVAGWLGITSTLNDGVINVTTTFGDYEMLTGNLLSIGVGGIITVAWSYIHPANFDWDITRSINNKEDFTLTENNEPSAEPLAYDDEKEKLDGEGEGFQGGAEPMRNTTHTTVEAQPTDMTKENEELQKAFRFAAIAALSLVVILIFVIPLPLFFTSHVYPVKGFTAWVCISLIWLFVGLGMVGVYPAWEAREGLMKVGKGIVRDITRQN; this is encoded by the exons ATGTCGTCAACAGTGTTGCCTCAAGGGGCCGGTTATGGTGTCGTT ATTGGAATGGGTCTGTTCTTCAGTTTGCTGATGGTCGG CATCGCAAAACTCCAGACACGATACACATCTCACAAAACTTCTTCCGCTGAAGAGTTCAATTCTGCTAGCCGAAGCGTTCCTCCCGGTTTGATCGCCGCTGGCATCGTCAGTGCTTGGACATGGGCGGCTACCCTTTTACAGTCTAGTGCTACTGC ATACAAGTTTGGCATCAGTGGACCTTGGTGGTATGCTTCTGGTGCTGCCATCCAAgtccttctctttgccATGATCTCCAGCAAGCTTAAGCAACACGCTCCTTTCTGCCATACCTATCTTGAAATCATCAAGGCTCGATGGGGCCGAGCTGCTCAccttgtctttttgttctttgcCCTTGCGACCAACATCATCGTTTCCA CTATGCTGATTTTGGGGGGTTCCGCTACTGTTACCGACCTTACCGGCATGAACACTGTTGCGGCTTGTTTCCTCATTCCTCTCGGTGTCTCCATTTACGTCCTCACCGGTGGTATGCGAGCCACTTTGATCGCCGACTACTCCCATACCCTCGTCCTCTATTGCATCTTGATCTCCTTCGCTCTTGTCGCCTATGCCACCTCACCCATCATCGGCTCTCCATCCAAGATGTGGGAGTTGCTCAACTATGCCGCCGAGGCCAATCCTATCTCTGGTAATGCCCAGGGCTCTTACTTGACCATGAGGTCCAAAAGTGGTCTCATCTTTGGTGTCCTTAACATCGTCG GTAACTTTGGTACTGTCTTTAATGACCAGGCTTACTGGCAACGAGCCATCGCTTCCGATCCCAAGACTTCCGTCAAGGCCTTCTTGTGGGGTGGTA TCGCTTGGTTCGGTATCCCGTTGGGTATTGCCACTTCTTTGGGGCTTTCTGCTGTAGCCTTGGCCCACGGCACATCTACccccatcatcactttAACTCCCGATGAAGTCTCTGCCGGCTTGCCCGCTGTTAAGG CTGCGAGTGCACTCATGGGCCAGTCTGGTGCCACCGCTATGCTtatcctccttttccttgccgTCACCTCTGCCTGTTCCGCTGAGCAGATTGCAgtctcctccatcctcacTTATGACATCTTTGGCACCTACATCCGTCCCAACCCCTCTGAGAAGCAAATCCTCTGGGTATCCCACGTCTGTATCTTCAGCTACGCCTTGTTCATGGGTGCGATCGCTACTGCCTTCAACTACATTGGTGTTAGCATGGGTTACCTCTACGAACTGATGGGTTGTATCATCGGAAGCGCTGTTGTCCCTATTGCCCTCTGTATCACCTGGAGGAAGTGCAATGGTACCGGTGCTTGTGTTGGAGCCGTCTTGGGCTTCTGCGCCGGTGTTGCCGGTTGGTTGGGTATCACTTCTACTCTTAACGACGGTGTCATCAACGTTACTACTACTTTCGGCGATTACGAGATGCTTACGGGTAACCTCCTGTCTATCGGTGTCGGTGGTATTATCACTGTCGCTTGGTCTTATATCCATCCTGCCAACTTTGACTGGGATATTACCCGAtccatcaacaacaaggagGATTTCACTCTTACCGAAAACAACGAGCCTTCAGCAGAACCTCTTGCGTATGacgatgaaaaggagaagctcGACGGTGAGGGTGAAGGGTTCCAGGGTGGTGCGGAGCCTATGAGGAACACTACCCACACCACTGTTGAGGCGCAACCTACAGATATGACTAAGGAAAACGAAGAGTTACAAAAAGCTTTCAGGTTTGCTGCCATTGCTGCTCTTTCATTAGTCGTCATTCTTATCTTT GTcatccctcttcccttaTTCTTCACATCACACGTCTACCCCGTCAAGGGTTTTACTGCCTGGGTCTGCATTTCTCTTATTTGGTTGTTTGTGGGTCTGGGTATGGTTGGTGTCTACCCAGCTTGGGAGGCTAGAGAGGGTTTGATGAAGGTTGGGAAGGGTATCGTGAGGGATATCACTAGACAGAATTAg